In Allomuricauda ruestringensis DSM 13258, the following proteins share a genomic window:
- a CDS encoding universal stress protein, with the protein MQKILIPTDFSENAWNAIDYAMQLFRNRRCTFYLLNTYTPVIPSSRFMAKMIDGVRIVDAVRENSERELNKTVERIKTKYGNPNHSFETISSFNLLVEEVKDIVETFGIHMVVTGTKGASGVDEVFMGSNTVRIIKSTKKCPVLAIPYHFEYVTPSEIAFATDFNRFYTTSELSPLLDMAKMFKATIRIVHVQYGIKALTELQQFNLNMLRRYLNDVEHYVHTVSELNSVSHTLETFSKELGIHLLAMLNYQHSYMEKMTREPIIKRTAFHTQIPLLVIPELGMEGISAKAKEEEEEVESRN; encoded by the coding sequence ATGCAAAAGATATTAATACCTACGGATTTTTCGGAAAACGCGTGGAACGCCATTGATTATGCCATGCAATTGTTCCGCAACAGGCGCTGTACTTTTTATTTGCTCAACACCTATACCCCCGTTATTCCCAGTAGCCGATTTATGGCAAAAATGATTGATGGGGTTCGGATTGTGGATGCAGTCCGGGAAAATTCTGAACGGGAATTGAACAAAACAGTGGAACGGATAAAAACCAAATATGGCAACCCCAATCACAGTTTCGAGACCATTTCTTCTTTTAACCTATTGGTGGAAGAGGTAAAAGATATTGTGGAAACTTTTGGTATCCATATGGTAGTTACCGGCACAAAAGGAGCATCTGGAGTGGATGAGGTATTTATGGGCAGCAACACGGTACGGATTATAAAAAGCACTAAAAAATGTCCTGTTTTGGCCATACCCTATCATTTTGAATATGTTACGCCTTCGGAGATTGCATTTGCCACGGATTTTAATAGATTTTACACTACATCCGAACTATCACCACTATTGGACATGGCAAAGATGTTCAAAGCCACCATTCGGATTGTGCATGTACAATATGGCATAAAGGCATTGACGGAACTACAACAGTTCAACCTGAACATGCTGCGCCGCTATCTGAACGATGTAGAGCACTATGTGCATACCGTTTCGGAACTCAATTCCGTTTCCCATACCCTGGAAACCTTTTCTAAGGAATTAGGCATTCATCTGTTGGCGATGCTCAATTACCAGCACAGCTATATGGAAAAAATGACTCGTGAGCCCATTATCAAAAGAACGGCGTTCCATACCCAAATACCATTGTTAGTGATACCTGAACTGGGCATGGAAGGTATTTCGGCAAAGGCCAAGGAAGAAGAGGAAGAAGTAGAGTCGCGCAATTAA
- a CDS encoding cbb3-type cytochrome c oxidase N-terminal domain-containing protein, producing the protein MSTKTPWWIRVPVLFFLIFGLMEFFIDSGDKPAILEYPITQFFMLLVLMILIAIELILNSIENIMFQTLSEESKERYLETKSKKFEWTWAKNLMKKLTKSRAIEKEGEIVLDHNYDGIRELDNVLPPWWVYLFYATIVFAVVYLVRFHVIGDYTQEQEYEQEVAAAQAAIEEYKRTAKDLVDASTVEFLSDESDLAAGEKIFQTNCVACHMADGGGGIGPNLTDKYWILGGGIKNVFSTISEGGRDGKGMIAWKQTLKPVEMAQVASYIITLGGTTPANPKEPEGDIWVDPDAPDEN; encoded by the coding sequence ATGAGTACAAAAACACCTTGGTGGATACGAGTCCCGGTTTTATTCTTTTTGATCTTCGGATTGATGGAGTTTTTTATAGACTCCGGTGACAAACCCGCAATACTTGAATATCCCATCACGCAGTTTTTTATGCTGTTGGTATTGATGATCCTTATTGCCATTGAATTGATTTTGAATTCTATAGAGAACATTATGTTCCAAACCCTTTCCGAAGAAAGCAAGGAACGTTACCTGGAAACCAAAAGCAAGAAATTTGAATGGACATGGGCCAAAAACCTCATGAAAAAATTGACCAAGAGCCGAGCCATTGAAAAAGAAGGTGAAATTGTCTTAGATCACAATTATGATGGTATCCGCGAGCTGGACAATGTGCTCCCGCCTTGGTGGGTGTACCTTTTCTACGCGACCATTGTTTTTGCAGTTGTTTATTTAGTGCGCTTCCACGTTATTGGAGATTATACACAGGAACAGGAATACGAACAGGAGGTGGCCGCTGCCCAAGCAGCTATTGAGGAGTATAAAAGAACTGCCAAAGACTTGGTGGATGCCAGTACTGTGGAGTTCCTTTCGGATGAATCCGACTTGGCTGCAGGAGAGAAAATATTCCAGACCAATTGTGTTGCTTGCCACATGGCCGATGGCGGAGGGGGAATTGGACCAAACCTGACCGATAAGTATTGGATTTTGGGTGGAGGCATCAAAAATGTGTTTTCCACAATTTCCGAAGGGGGCCGCGATGGTAAAGGGATGATTGCATGGAAACAAACCTTAAAACCGGTCGAAATGGCTCAGGTGGCCAGTTACATAATTACTTTGGGTGGAACCACACCTGCCAATCCAAAGGAACCTGAAGGGGATATTTGGGTAGATCCAGATGCTCCTGATGAAAATTAA
- a CDS encoding heavy metal translocating P-type ATPase produces MTDSTCYHCGDECGKSYVQFDDKDFCCNGCKTVYEIFTSNGLSTYYEIEGKAGTTPNEIRQKYDFLDNQEIVQKLVEFDEEGVQVVSLSIPAIHCSSCIWVLENLNKLHSAIKVSQVDFPKKTIRVTYKTEDFSLKALVLLLGSIGYEPYISLEEYNKKAKKVDRSLIYKLGVAGFAFGNVMLFSFPEYFEVEEFWLDQYKQVFRWLMFAFSLPVVFYAGQDYFISAYKGIRSKLLNIDVPIALGILTLFLRSTADIVFDLGSGFFDSLTGLVFFLLLGKFFQQKTYAYLSFERDYKSYFPIAVTRLKQNGEEENIQIYNIKVGDRILIRSHEIIPVDCILIKGNAEIDYSFVTGESEAVFKGSGEKLFAGGKQLSGVLEVKVLKSVSQSYLTQLWGNSVFSKDKASQFQTLTDSIGKRFTIAVLSIATVATIFWLIFDPSLALNVFTSVLIIACPCAIALAAPFTLGNMLRIFGKHKFYLKNTNVIERLSKIGTAIFDKTGTLTTNVKDTIHYEGMELTEEETALLKTTLRASNHPLSRSLYTILKSNAIMTLEEFQEHTGKGIEGKYKEHSIKVGSASYVGGSKSNTLTNTSVYVSADEDFKGRFVFKNTYRDGMSQIFDELSTDMELGILSGDNDGEKEQLQKVLPAKTRMLFDQKPEDKLEYIKHLQEKHKVLMVGDGLNDAGALAQSDVGLAVSENINVFSPACDGILDANRLRMLPKFIKLSKKSIRIIKMSFLLSLCYNVVGLYFAVTGQLQPVIAAILMPLSSISIVVFTTLATNYLGKDLKILES; encoded by the coding sequence ATGACAGACTCGACCTGTTATCATTGTGGAGACGAGTGCGGTAAAAGTTACGTTCAGTTTGATGATAAAGATTTTTGTTGCAATGGTTGCAAAACCGTTTACGAGATTTTTACGTCCAATGGCTTGTCCACCTATTACGAAATAGAAGGCAAGGCAGGAACCACGCCTAACGAAATCCGTCAGAAATACGATTTTTTGGACAACCAAGAAATTGTACAGAAACTTGTGGAGTTTGACGAAGAAGGCGTGCAGGTGGTGAGTTTGAGTATTCCCGCCATTCATTGCAGCTCCTGTATCTGGGTGCTGGAAAACCTGAACAAGCTACATTCGGCCATTAAAGTCTCTCAGGTCGATTTCCCAAAGAAAACCATCCGAGTTACCTATAAAACAGAAGATTTTTCCCTGAAAGCGCTAGTACTTTTGTTGGGCAGCATTGGGTACGAACCTTATATTTCTCTGGAGGAATACAACAAGAAAGCAAAAAAAGTAGACCGTTCCCTAATCTATAAGTTGGGTGTTGCGGGTTTTGCCTTTGGCAATGTAATGCTGTTCTCCTTTCCCGAGTATTTTGAAGTCGAAGAATTTTGGTTGGACCAATACAAGCAGGTTTTCCGCTGGTTGATGTTCGCCTTTTCCCTCCCTGTGGTGTTTTATGCTGGTCAAGATTATTTTATCTCGGCCTACAAGGGCATCCGTTCCAAATTATTGAATATTGATGTGCCCATTGCCTTGGGGATTTTGACTCTTTTTCTGAGAAGTACGGCTGATATTGTTTTTGATTTGGGTTCTGGCTTTTTTGATAGTCTCACGGGCTTGGTCTTTTTTCTGTTATTGGGGAAATTTTTTCAGCAAAAGACCTACGCCTACCTCTCATTTGAGCGGGATTACAAATCCTATTTTCCCATAGCCGTTACCCGTTTGAAGCAAAATGGAGAAGAAGAAAACATTCAAATTTATAATATCAAAGTAGGGGATAGGATACTGATTCGAAGCCACGAAATTATCCCTGTGGATTGCATCCTGATCAAAGGAAACGCAGAGATAGATTACAGTTTTGTAACGGGCGAATCCGAAGCAGTTTTTAAAGGATCGGGAGAAAAACTGTTTGCAGGCGGAAAACAGCTTTCAGGAGTTTTGGAAGTTAAAGTGTTAAAATCCGTTTCCCAAAGTTATTTGACGCAACTCTGGGGCAACTCCGTATTTTCCAAAGACAAGGCAAGTCAGTTCCAGACCCTTACCGATAGTATTGGAAAGCGATTCACCATTGCTGTTTTGAGTATTGCCACTGTGGCCACCATTTTTTGGCTGATTTTTGATCCAAGTTTGGCACTTAACGTGTTCACCTCGGTATTGATTATCGCCTGTCCGTGTGCCATTGCCTTGGCGGCCCCATTTACCTTGGGAAATATGCTACGCATTTTTGGGAAACATAAATTCTATTTGAAGAATACCAATGTAATTGAAAGGCTTTCCAAAATAGGTACGGCCATTTTTGATAAAACAGGAACCCTGACCACCAATGTAAAAGACACCATCCATTATGAAGGAATGGAACTGACCGAAGAGGAAACAGCACTTTTAAAGACAACCCTAAGGGCATCCAACCACCCGTTGAGCCGATCACTCTACACTATTTTAAAATCCAATGCCATCATGACTCTTGAGGAATTCCAAGAACATACCGGAAAAGGTATCGAGGGAAAATATAAGGAGCACTCCATAAAAGTGGGGTCGGCATCCTATGTGGGAGGGAGCAAGTCCAATACATTGACCAATACTTCGGTCTACGTAAGTGCCGATGAAGATTTTAAGGGACGGTTCGTGTTCAAAAACACCTATCGCGATGGGATGAGCCAAATTTTTGATGAGCTGTCCACCGATATGGAACTGGGCATTCTTTCGGGGGATAACGATGGGGAAAAAGAGCAGTTGCAAAAAGTACTTCCGGCAAAAACAAGAATGCTGTTCGACCAAAAACCCGAGGATAAGTTGGAATATATCAAACATTTACAGGAAAAACACAAAGTTTTGATGGTGGGCGATGGTTTGAACGATGCGGGGGCCTTGGCCCAAAGCGATGTGGGTTTGGCCGTTTCGGAGAACATCAACGTGTTCTCGCCAGCTTGTGATGGCATTTTGGATGCAAATAGGTTGCGAATGCTGCCAAAGTTCATAAAACTGTCCAAAAAGTCCATTCGCATTATAAAAATGAGTTTTTTGTTGTCGCTCTGTTACAATGTCGTGGGATTGTATTTTGCCGTTACAGGTCAGTTGCAACCTGTGATTGCTGCTATTCTGATGCCGTTGAGCTCTATCAGTATTGTGGTGTTCACCACCTTGGCGACCAATTACCTCGGTAAAGATTTAAAAATTTTAGAAAGCTGA
- a CDS encoding Crp/Fnr family transcriptional regulator: MESRCENCIIRQFNSLRAMSKEELKQVSDTKTTKIIKKGESLFEEGDKLNGVYCVRNGVSKLSKLSANGKDQIVKLASKGEVLGQRSVISQEITNLSAVAVNDMEVCFIPKDSITNTLQKNPNFTLEVLRHMAHDLKEADDVIVNISQKTVKQRMAEAFLYLQNNFGEDADGFLALTLSREDISNVVGTATESAIRIISEFKKKGLIHTSGKKIGIKDERKLLEVVEGF; the protein is encoded by the coding sequence ATGGAAAGTAGATGTGAAAATTGTATCATCCGACAGTTTAACTCGCTCCGTGCCATGAGCAAGGAGGAATTGAAGCAAGTTTCCGACACCAAAACCACCAAGATCATAAAAAAGGGTGAATCTTTATTTGAGGAGGGTGATAAACTCAACGGGGTCTATTGTGTAAGGAACGGAGTATCCAAACTTTCCAAGTTGAGCGCCAACGGAAAAGATCAGATTGTAAAATTGGCCAGCAAGGGCGAAGTTCTGGGCCAACGCTCGGTGATTTCTCAAGAAATCACCAATCTTTCCGCTGTTGCCGTAAACGATATGGAAGTTTGTTTTATACCAAAAGACAGTATCACAAATACACTCCAAAAGAACCCTAATTTTACTTTAGAGGTTTTGCGACACATGGCCCACGATTTAAAGGAGGCCGATGATGTAATCGTCAATATTTCCCAAAAAACCGTAAAGCAACGCATGGCCGAGGCGTTTCTGTACCTCCAGAACAATTTTGGCGAAGATGCCGATGGTTTTCTGGCACTTACTTTGTCCAGAGAGGACATTTCCAACGTGGTGGGCACTGCAACCGAATCTGCCATTAGAATCATTTCCGAATTCAAAAAGAAAGGTTTGATTCATACTTCTGGTAAAAAAATTGGAATTAAGGATGAACGCAAACTTTTGGAAGTGGTCGAGGGTTTTTAA
- the ccoS gene encoding cbb3-type cytochrome oxidase assembly protein CcoS — MSVIYVLLAISITVAVIFFVAFVFSVKSGQYDDTYTPSVRMLFEDEVVKDKEKSNPNKKEIKQTKSTNQ; from the coding sequence ATGAGTGTTATTTATGTGTTGTTGGCCATTAGCATAACGGTGGCCGTAATCTTTTTTGTAGCCTTTGTTTTCTCGGTAAAAAGCGGACAATACGATGACACCTATACCCCATCGGTAAGAATGTTGTTCGAGGATGAGGTGGTTAAGGACAAGGAAAAATCAAACCCAAATAAAAAGGAAATCAAACAAACTAAAAGTACAAACCAATAA
- a CDS encoding response regulator: MYKEIYLVDDEDLVNTVNAIHFRRMGMEDRVKSFTNPELALDDLRFRDNPQTKTLILLDINMPEMSGFEFLEFMMLEDFPITNEVLLVTSSESDADKEEAKKYEKYVKEFITKPLRIEHLEDYLQSANK; the protein is encoded by the coding sequence ATGTACAAGGAAATATACTTGGTCGATGACGAAGACCTCGTGAATACGGTGAATGCGATTCACTTCAGAAGAATGGGAATGGAAGATAGGGTTAAGAGCTTTACCAATCCCGAATTGGCGCTAGATGACCTTAGATTTAGAGATAATCCTCAAACTAAAACGCTCATATTATTGGATATAAACATGCCCGAGATGAGCGGTTTCGAATTTTTGGAATTCATGATGCTAGAAGATTTTCCAATAACCAACGAAGTACTTTTGGTAACTTCTTCCGAGTCCGATGCGGATAAAGAAGAAGCAAAGAAGTATGAGAAATATGTAAAGGAATTTATTACAAAGCCTTTAAGAATTGAGCATTTGGAAGATTATCTGCAAAGCGCCAATAAATAG
- a CDS encoding threonine/serine dehydratase, which yields MDKQELIDCHERIKPFIHNTPVLISRLIDEMAGAHLFFKCENFQRMGAFKMRGAANAIMQLTDEQKRNGVVTHSSGNFAQALSLSAQSLGVKAYIVMPSSAPQVKKEAVKGYGGILIECESTLAAREHESERIVNKHGATFIHPSNNDHVILGQGTACKELLELHPDIDYVIAPVGGGGLVAGSALSVLYFGNHCKTIGGEPFEVDDAYRSLQSGKIETNTTTNTIADGLKTQLGDRNFPIIQKHVEEIIRVTEEEIVLSMRLIWERLKIVCEPSSAVALATVFKRREKLSNKKVGIIISGGNVDLGRLPF from the coding sequence ATGGACAAACAAGAACTAATAGACTGCCACGAGCGGATAAAACCTTTTATCCACAACACTCCTGTACTCATTTCCCGCCTCATTGACGAGATGGCGGGCGCCCATTTGTTTTTTAAGTGCGAAAACTTTCAGCGTATGGGTGCATTTAAAATGCGTGGGGCAGCCAATGCCATAATGCAACTTACGGACGAACAGAAACGAAATGGCGTGGTCACCCATTCTTCGGGCAATTTTGCTCAAGCCTTGTCCCTTTCAGCTCAAAGCCTGGGGGTAAAAGCCTATATTGTAATGCCGAGTTCGGCTCCCCAGGTAAAAAAAGAAGCGGTGAAGGGATACGGTGGAATTTTGATTGAATGTGAATCCACCTTAGCGGCCAGGGAACATGAATCTGAACGGATTGTAAACAAGCACGGGGCTACTTTTATTCACCCTTCCAACAACGACCATGTTATTTTAGGGCAAGGAACTGCCTGTAAAGAACTGTTGGAGCTACATCCGGACATTGATTATGTGATTGCCCCAGTTGGTGGGGGTGGTTTGGTTGCTGGCTCAGCGCTTTCTGTGCTTTACTTTGGAAATCATTGTAAAACCATTGGCGGGGAACCTTTTGAGGTGGATGATGCCTATCGGTCATTGCAAAGCGGAAAAATAGAAACCAACACAACCACCAATACCATTGCAGATGGTCTTAAAACCCAATTGGGCGATAGAAACTTTCCCATTATCCAAAAGCATGTGGAAGAAATTATCCGCGTAACCGAAGAAGAAATTGTTTTGTCCATGCGATTGATTTGGGAGCGACTTAAAATTGTATGCGAACCTTCCAGCGCCGTAGCCTTGGCTACTGTTTTTAAAAGAAGGGAAAAACTCTCCAATAAAAAAGTAGGTATTATTATCTCTGGGGGCAATGTGGATTTGGGGCGTTTGCCCTTTTAG
- the ccoN gene encoding cytochrome-c oxidase, cbb3-type subunit I — translation MEIQQFRYDNKIVQKFLYATILWGVVGMSVGLLLAFMFLFPNVTEGISWLSFGRLRPLHTNAVIFAFVGNAIFAGVYYSLQRLLKARMFSDALSNINFWGWQMIIVAAAITLPLGYTTTKEYAELEWPIDIAIAIVWVVFGWNMIGTILKRRQRHLYVAIWFYLATFVTVAVLHIFNSLELPVSALKSYSVYAGVQDALVQWWYGHNAVAFFLTTPFLGLMYYFVPKAANRPIYSYRLSIVHFWSLIFIYIWAGPHHLLYSSLPDWAQNLGVVFSIMLLAPSWGGMINGLLTLRGVWDKVRTDATLKFMVVAITGYGMATFEGPLLSLKNVNAIAHFSDWIIAHVHVGALAWNGFLTFGMIYWLVPRMFKTNLHSKRLANFHFWIGTLGIVLYALPMYVAGFTQALMWKEFNPDGTLVYGNFLETVTQIIPMYWMRAIGGSLYILGMFVLLYNIVMTIRSGSKVEDEAAEAPALERVAKRRVAGETFHNWLERKPVQLTILATVAILIGGIVQIVPTILVKSNIPTITSVKPYTPLELEGRDLYIREGCVGCHSQMVRPFRSEVERYGEYAKAGEFVYDHPFLWGSKRTGPDLLRVGGKYSDSWHLNHMYDPQSTSAGSIMPSYEWLVTDEHDRSDVQAKMEAMVKLGVPYTDDDIANAPQSMAEQAAQIEKSLYTDPEFEKTYEADKKYAEENGLEFVEMRDREIVALIAYLQRLGTDIKITNTEE, via the coding sequence ATGGAAATACAACAGTTCCGTTACGATAACAAAATCGTACAAAAGTTCTTATACGCTACCATTTTATGGGGCGTAGTGGGTATGTCAGTAGGCCTTTTGCTGGCCTTTATGTTTTTGTTCCCCAATGTTACAGAGGGTATTTCATGGTTGAGTTTTGGGCGTTTGCGTCCATTACATACCAACGCCGTGATCTTTGCATTTGTGGGGAACGCCATTTTTGCAGGGGTGTATTACTCGCTGCAACGCTTGCTGAAGGCAAGAATGTTCAGTGACGCCTTGAGCAACATCAACTTCTGGGGTTGGCAAATGATCATTGTCGCCGCAGCGATCACACTTCCATTGGGGTATACCACCACCAAGGAATATGCCGAGTTGGAATGGCCCATAGATATTGCCATTGCCATTGTGTGGGTAGTCTTTGGATGGAACATGATCGGTACCATCCTCAAAAGGCGACAAAGGCACTTGTATGTGGCTATCTGGTTCTACTTGGCCACATTTGTTACCGTTGCCGTGCTGCACATTTTTAATAGCTTGGAGCTACCGGTATCTGCACTGAAGAGTTATTCTGTGTATGCTGGTGTGCAAGATGCTTTGGTACAATGGTGGTACGGGCACAATGCGGTGGCATTCTTTTTGACCACGCCTTTCTTGGGGTTGATGTACTACTTTGTTCCCAAAGCGGCGAACAGGCCCATTTACTCCTATAGACTGTCCATCGTCCACTTTTGGTCGTTGATATTCATTTATATCTGGGCAGGTCCCCACCACTTGTTGTATTCTTCCTTGCCCGATTGGGCACAGAACTTGGGTGTGGTATTCTCCATAATGTTGCTGGCACCATCTTGGGGTGGTATGATCAACGGATTGTTGACCCTCCGTGGTGTTTGGGACAAAGTGCGTACCGATGCCACATTAAAATTTATGGTGGTAGCCATTACAGGTTATGGTATGGCTACCTTTGAAGGTCCCCTGTTGTCTTTGAAAAACGTAAATGCCATTGCTCACTTTAGTGACTGGATCATTGCCCACGTTCACGTAGGTGCTTTGGCCTGGAACGGATTCTTGACCTTTGGTATGATCTACTGGTTGGTGCCACGAATGTTCAAAACAAATTTGCACTCGAAAAGATTGGCGAACTTCCACTTCTGGATAGGAACCTTGGGTATTGTATTGTATGCCCTGCCCATGTACGTAGCTGGATTTACCCAAGCCTTGATGTGGAAAGAATTCAACCCAGATGGTACCTTGGTATACGGTAACTTCTTGGAAACTGTTACACAAATCATCCCCATGTATTGGATGAGGGCAATCGGAGGTTCGTTGTATATCCTTGGTATGTTCGTGTTGCTTTACAATATCGTGATGACAATCAGGTCTGGTAGCAAGGTTGAAGATGAAGCAGCAGAAGCTCCGGCATTGGAACGTGTTGCAAAACGAAGAGTGGCTGGCGAAACCTTCCACAATTGGTTGGAAAGAAAACCGGTTCAGCTGACCATCTTGGCCACCGTGGCTATTTTGATTGGGGGTATTGTTCAGATTGTCCCAACAATTTTGGTGAAATCCAACATTCCGACCATTACGAGTGTTAAACCGTATACTCCACTGGAATTGGAAGGTAGGGACCTTTACATTCGAGAAGGTTGTGTGGGTTGTCACTCGCAAATGGTCAGACCATTCCGTAGTGAGGTGGAACGCTATGGCGAATATGCCAAAGCGGGGGAGTTTGTTTACGACCACCCATTCCTTTGGGGCAGTAAGCGTACAGGTCCAGACTTGTTGCGCGTTGGGGGCAAATACTCCGATAGCTGGCATTTAAACCACATGTACGACCCTCAAAGTACCTCGGCAGGTTCCATAATGCCATCGTATGAGTGGTTGGTGACGGATGAACACGACCGTAGCGATGTTCAAGCTAAAATGGAGGCTATGGTAAAATTGGGTGTACCATATACTGATGATGACATTGCCAACGCTCCGCAATCCATGGCAGAGCAAGCAGCCCAAATAGAGAAGAGCCTGTACACAGACCCAGAATTCGAAAAAACCTACGAAGCGGATAAAAAATACGCAGAGGAAAACGGATTGGAATTTGTGGAAATGCGCGATCGCGAAATCGTAGCCTTGATTGCTTATCTGCAACGATTGGGCACCGATATTAAGATTACTAATACTGAAGAATAG
- a CDS encoding sensor histidine kinase: protein MKRKQTLIHNKVEIVEDRDDAVWAMDLNYRLTAFNPSFKIRLKCEGWDKADRGMDLRAVYRSGSFFKPCEQGCERAFDRFATTSKHTFEQKGEVVVHEFSFQPFMNSSGKVIGCCIWQKDITQEVDNNHRLLESERKYREAQEVANIGHWGWDMKDDKIVWSNQLFRIFEQDPGKFKATFEALSEIIHPDDRQAFIDDVQTSIEENKMHDITHRIVLGNGEIRYVHQKGRAYYDEHGKPKYMSGTTQDVTKAVLSNHQIVQQNQELQNFVRIISHNLRGPISNLLMLSKIYEWGKDEINDDIVKKIEHTTEALDQTIKDLHLSLSLKSADKKKFREVCLKDVMKDVNGLLTEEVTKQKASIRTDFSQTDTVFGAKSYVVNIFYNLILNAIHYAKDGVPAIINISTYQTKETVILKFADNGIGMELTPEKERKIFDMYGRLSGATEGKGFGLYLVKTQVEAMEGKIEVESEKEVGSTFTITLPNKV from the coding sequence TTGAAAAGGAAACAGACACTTATTCATAACAAGGTTGAAATCGTAGAGGATAGGGATGACGCTGTGTGGGCGATGGATTTGAATTATCGGCTGACCGCTTTTAATCCATCGTTTAAGATAAGACTTAAATGTGAGGGGTGGGACAAAGCCGACCGAGGTATGGATCTAAGAGCTGTATATCGGTCGGGAAGTTTCTTTAAACCATGTGAACAGGGATGCGAACGGGCCTTTGACCGTTTCGCAACCACTTCTAAACACACTTTTGAACAAAAAGGGGAAGTAGTGGTGCATGAGTTTTCGTTTCAACCTTTTATGAACAGTTCAGGAAAGGTAATCGGTTGCTGTATTTGGCAAAAAGATATAACGCAGGAAGTGGACAACAATCATCGTTTGCTCGAAAGCGAAAGAAAGTATCGTGAAGCCCAAGAAGTTGCCAATATTGGGCATTGGGGCTGGGATATGAAAGATGACAAAATTGTTTGGTCCAACCAATTGTTTCGAATCTTTGAACAAGACCCTGGGAAATTTAAGGCAACCTTTGAGGCATTATCGGAAATTATCCATCCAGATGACCGCCAAGCGTTTATTGATGATGTTCAAACCAGCATCGAGGAAAACAAAATGCACGACATTACCCATAGAATTGTTTTGGGTAACGGTGAAATACGATATGTGCACCAAAAAGGTAGGGCTTATTACGATGAGCATGGCAAACCCAAGTACATGTCCGGTACGACACAAGATGTGACCAAAGCGGTACTGTCCAATCATCAAATAGTGCAGCAAAACCAAGAGCTTCAGAATTTTGTTAGAATCATATCGCACAATCTACGAGGGCCTATATCCAACCTTTTAATGTTGTCCAAAATTTATGAATGGGGTAAAGATGAAATAAACGATGACATTGTAAAAAAGATTGAACATACAACCGAGGCACTTGATCAGACCATTAAAGACCTCCACCTTTCCCTATCATTAAAGTCTGCTGACAAGAAAAAATTCAGAGAGGTGTGCCTTAAAGATGTGATGAAAGATGTGAATGGGTTGTTAACAGAGGAAGTCACGAAGCAAAAGGCGTCGATACGAACCGATTTTTCGCAAACGGATACCGTGTTCGGAGCCAAAAGCTATGTAGTAAACATTTTTTACAACCTAATTCTTAATGCAATACATTACGCTAAGGATGGTGTTCCTGCCATAATAAATATTTCTACCTATCAAACAAAGGAAACGGTAATTTTAAAATTTGCCGACAATGGTATCGGAATGGAGCTCACACCCGAAAAGGAACGAAAAATATTTGATATGTATGGAAGGCTCAGTGGAGCAACCGAAGGTAAAGGGTTTGGACTTTACTTGGTAAAGACCCAAGTGGAAGCCATGGAGGGGAAAATTGAGGTAGAAAGTGAGAAGGAAGTGGGGAGTACATTTACCATAACACTTCCCAACAAGGTATAG